The genomic segment GGTTTTTTCTTGCCCTGAACTTATCGAAGGGTTATTCTTTTTATATATGAAAGAAGAGGAATTCAAAGAAAAGCTAACCCCTGAACAATACCGAGTAATGCGCGAGAAGGGCGAGGAGAAGCCGTTCTCTGGAAAATACTGGGATAGTGAAGACGACGGCATGTACGCCTGCGCGGCTTGCGGTAATAAATTATTTTCATCGGAAGATAAGTTTGATTCCGGTTCGGGATTTCCGAGCTTTAAAAAATCACTGGATACCAAAAAGATAGAACTCATCGCGGATCCAACCACGCCAAGCCGTATGGAACTGCGATGTAAAAATTGCGCCAGTCATTTGGGATATGTAATTGATGGAAAAGAAAAATACTACCAGTTAAATTCATTATCTTTAGAATTAAATCCGGATGAGGAAGATGAAGAGGACGAAGAAGAAGAAAAGGAAGAAGGTAGTAAAAAATCCGACAAAACCACCAAAGTTAAATCGGCCATAAAAAGTATGGCGATGATAGCGGCTACTGCGGCGGTTAGCGTAGCGATAGGGGCTAGGGCTGGATTTTTGATTTGCGAAAATACCAAAGTAATTCCACCAGCTCCAGCGCCAGCAGCTGCGGCAGTCGGCACGAAAACTCCCCCTCCAGCATCGCCCACACCTGCGCCGGCTGCATCCGTAATTGTTCCGCCACGAACGACACCTCCGCCAACCGAACCGCCCGCAGACGGCACAACCCCGTAGGCCTGTTTACAAAATCAGCTTTTGTGCTAAATTCATTGAATAATAAAAATTATGAATAAAAAAATCATCATTGCAGTCGCAGTTCTGTCGCTGGGAGCAGTAGCCAGTCTGGCCGGAGCCACTCATTCCTGGGGCGGCTATCATTGGGCAAGAACCGCGAATCCTTTCACGGTAAAGCTCGGCGATAATCTTGCGAGCGCTTGGGATCCGTATCTCGGCACTACTTCTTATGACTGGACCCTGTCCAGCGTTTTGGATACTAGTGTTGTTCCCGGAACAGTAAACCCAAGAACCTGCAAAGCTATGCCCGGAATGG from the bacterium genome contains:
- the msrB gene encoding peptide-methionine (R)-S-oxide reductase MsrB, whose translation is MKEEEFKEKLTPEQYRVMREKGEEKPFSGKYWDSEDDGMYACAACGNKLFSSEDKFDSGSGFPSFKKSLDTKKIELIADPTTPSRMELRCKNCASHLGYVIDGKEKYYQLNSLSLELNPDEEDEEDEEEEKEEGSKKSDKTTKVKSAIKSMAMIAATAAVSVAIGARAGFLICENTKVIPPAPAPAAAAVGTKTPPPASPTPAPAASVIVPPRTTPPPTEPPADGTTP